From Methylocystis sp. ATCC 49242, one genomic window encodes:
- a CDS encoding cyclopropane-fatty-acyl-phospholipid synthase family protein codes for MSDLISPGTPSVSLSSVIAGSGMGLAALVLRKVMAAMEKGRLTFVLPDGTRVDCRGARGGPEATIIIHKTSALRRLLFSGDVAFAEAFVRGEWSSPNLAAAIEVAAVNGDAFMRAVEGSAPARFANWLMHRLRANSRSGSRRNIAAHYDLGNDFYRLWLDPQMFYSSGIYRSDDDTLEQAQRNKIDRVVELLDAHKGETVLEVGCGWGGLAPEMAKAGAGAITGLTLSKEQLANARDVSSKHGLQAQVDLRLQDYRDVGGVFDRIVSIEMIEAVGRDYWPVYFATLRDRLAKGGHIVLQAITIEDCRFDKYMSTPDFIQRYIFPGGALPCPRALQDEAARAGLRLEVVEAFGEGYARTLVDWRRRFHANWHEIEALGFDPSFRRLWDYYLCYCEGGFRAGAIDVGLYRLSHA; via the coding sequence ATGTCAGATCTGATTTCCCCCGGCACGCCATCCGTTTCGCTCTCCAGCGTTATCGCCGGGAGCGGCATGGGGCTCGCAGCGCTCGTTCTGCGCAAAGTGATGGCGGCCATGGAAAAGGGTCGGCTGACCTTCGTCCTTCCCGATGGAACGCGCGTCGACTGCCGCGGCGCGCGAGGCGGACCAGAAGCCACCATCATCATTCACAAAACGTCCGCGCTGCGCCGCCTATTGTTCTCGGGCGACGTCGCATTTGCCGAGGCCTTCGTTCGCGGCGAATGGAGCAGCCCCAATCTCGCGGCGGCGATCGAAGTCGCGGCGGTGAATGGCGACGCCTTCATGCGCGCGGTGGAGGGCTCCGCGCCAGCGCGCTTCGCCAACTGGCTGATGCATAGGTTGCGCGCCAATTCGCGCTCGGGCAGCCGTCGCAACATCGCCGCGCATTACGATCTCGGCAATGACTTTTACCGCCTGTGGCTCGACCCGCAGATGTTCTATTCCTCCGGCATCTACCGGTCGGATGACGACACGCTCGAGCAGGCGCAGCGCAACAAGATCGACCGTGTGGTCGAACTGCTCGATGCCCATAAGGGCGAAACGGTTCTCGAGGTCGGCTGTGGCTGGGGCGGTCTGGCACCGGAAATGGCGAAAGCCGGCGCCGGCGCGATCACCGGCCTGACCCTCTCGAAGGAGCAGCTCGCCAATGCGCGGGATGTCTCTTCAAAGCACGGGCTGCAGGCGCAGGTCGATCTGCGGCTGCAGGACTATCGCGACGTCGGCGGCGTCTTCGACCGGATCGTGTCCATCGAGATGATCGAAGCGGTCGGCCGCGATTATTGGCCGGTCTATTTCGCGACATTGCGCGATCGACTCGCGAAAGGCGGCCATATCGTGCTGCAGGCGATCACGATCGAGGACTGCCGCTTCGACAAGTATATGAGCACGCCGGACTTCATCCAGCGCTACATCTTCCCCGGCGGCGCGCTGCCTTGTCCGCGCGCGCTCCAGGACGAAGCGGCGCGCGCCGGCCTGCGCCTCGAAGTGGTCGAGGCATTCGGCGAGGGCTATGCGCGAACGCTGGTCGACTGGCGGCGTCGCTTCCATGCGAACTGGCACGAGATCGAAGCGCTGGGCTTCGATCCGTCCTTCAGGCGGCTGTGGGATTATTACCTCTGCTATTGCGAGGGCGGGTTCCGCGCCGGAGCCATTGATGTCGGACTGTATCGCCTTTCGCATGCGTGA
- a CDS encoding NAD(P)/FAD-dependent oxidoreductase, which translates to MAASGLNQRLKIAVLGAGVAGLSASWLLSDAHDVTVFEQGDYPGGHSNTVDVMGRDGAIAVDTGFIVYNEPAYPNLTSLFRHLDVATIPTEMTFAVSIANGALEYAGNDLFTLFAQKKNIVSRRFWSMLLDIRRFYAEAPGHIVQMDGVTLGDYLDAHGYGAPFREDHLYPMAAAIWSLPARDIAAYPARAFTRFCENHGLLKIAGRPVWRTVAGGSREYVRKLIAPVGERVLLNAPIQRVTRDADGVTVKWPGGSRRFDHVVIAAHADQALGMLADPSAEETRLLSCFKYSRNETILHGDARLMPKMRSIWSSWNYLASGPDAPLCVTYWMNRLQGLSPSTPLFVTLNAMAAPREDLVSRRFVYEHPIFDLAAIDAQRELWSLQGVRRTWFCGSYFGSGFHEDGLQAGLAVAEQLGGVRRPWTVENESSRIHVGPAPTT; encoded by the coding sequence ATGGCGGCTAGTGGCCTGAATCAGCGGCTGAAAATCGCCGTGCTCGGCGCCGGCGTCGCAGGGCTTTCCGCATCGTGGCTGCTATCGGACGCCCATGACGTCACCGTCTTCGAGCAGGGCGATTACCCCGGCGGACACAGCAATACTGTCGATGTCATGGGGCGGGACGGCGCCATCGCCGTAGATACCGGCTTCATCGTCTACAATGAGCCCGCCTATCCAAACCTGACCAGTCTTTTCCGCCATCTCGACGTGGCGACCATTCCTACCGAGATGACTTTCGCGGTGTCGATCGCGAATGGCGCGCTGGAATATGCAGGAAACGACCTCTTCACGCTCTTTGCGCAGAAGAAGAACATTGTCAGTCGCCGCTTCTGGTCTATGCTCCTCGACATCCGGCGCTTTTACGCGGAGGCCCCCGGCCATATCGTGCAAATGGACGGCGTGACGCTCGGCGACTATCTCGACGCGCACGGCTATGGCGCGCCCTTCCGCGAGGATCATCTTTATCCCATGGCGGCGGCGATCTGGTCGCTGCCGGCCCGGGACATCGCCGCCTATCCGGCGAGGGCCTTCACGCGCTTTTGCGAAAATCACGGTCTGCTGAAGATCGCCGGGCGTCCCGTCTGGCGAACGGTCGCCGGCGGAAGCCGGGAATACGTCAGGAAGCTGATTGCCCCGGTCGGCGAGCGCGTACTGCTCAATGCGCCGATCCAGCGCGTAACGCGTGACGCCGATGGGGTCACCGTCAAATGGCCCGGCGGCTCACGGCGTTTCGATCATGTCGTGATCGCCGCGCATGCCGATCAGGCGCTGGGCATGCTCGCCGATCCATCGGCAGAGGAAACGCGCCTGCTGTCCTGCTTCAAATATAGCCGCAACGAAACCATCCTCCATGGCGACGCCCGGCTGATGCCGAAAATGCGTTCCATCTGGTCGAGCTGGAACTATCTAGCCTCGGGACCAGATGCGCCGCTTTGCGTCACCTACTGGATGAATCGATTGCAAGGGCTGTCGCCGTCGACTCCGCTATTTGTCACGCTGAACGCGATGGCGGCGCCTCGAGAAGATCTCGTCTCCCGGCGTTTCGTTTACGAGCATCCGATTTTCGATCTCGCCGCCATCGACGCGCAACGTGAACTCTGGTCACTGCAGGGCGTGCGCCGCACCTGGTTCTGCGGCTCCTATTTCGGTTCCGGTTTTCACGAGGACGGGCTACAGGCGGGCCTCGCTGTCGCCGAGCAGCTCGGCGGCGTGCGCCGGCCATGGACCGTCGAAAATGAATCCAGCCGCATTCATGTCGGCCCCGCGCCAACGACATAG
- a CDS encoding tyrosine-type recombinase/integrase: MAPHSARHSFISTLQAQGVEVGLVAKLAGHKSAVVTLSHYTHAMRGGEDAVEALDRAYGGAAR; the protein is encoded by the coding sequence GTGGCGCCGCACTCGGCGCGTCATTCCTTCATCTCGACGCTGCAGGCGCAGGGCGTTGAAGTCGGGCTCGTCGCCAAGCTCGCTGGCCACAAGAGCGCGGTGGTGACGCTGTCTCACTACACCCATGCAATGCGCGGCGGCGAAGACGCGGTGGAGGCGCTCGATCGCGCCTATGGGGGAGCGGCGAGATGA
- a CDS encoding tyrosine-type recombinase/integrase gives MALDINITKRLRHRKLASGETVEQLRYVLNWRDPRTGAREQRFFERQKDAQEKRVELIAAYERGTYSAERKTLTVADAVAAWLDANRDAVRPNTFASYEFQARYVTGPLLPAAARLATKQSGVGARPNVRPLALLGHVKVQELTTRQIRAWHRPVSEEVSIYLANKAMAILKAALALAAEDHEFRSPAMPTGLQRQRDKARKAVLTPDEVARLLDAAREDHDKGVYIAFPFLAGTRPSEQLGLLWDDVDFSANLVHIHRIQLKDGTLSEVTKTAAGARSILMSPLLREMLLAWRLRCPRKDGALHRVFPTLGKRRAWRLLRENGGGGATLQQLPRSDLGADAKAAEPGGGGAALGASFLHLDAAGAGR, from the coding sequence ATGGCTCTCGACATCAACATCACCAAGCGCCTCCGCCACCGCAAGCTCGCTTCCGGCGAGACGGTGGAGCAGCTGCGCTACGTCCTCAACTGGCGTGATCCGCGCACCGGCGCGCGCGAGCAACGCTTCTTCGAACGCCAGAAGGATGCCCAGGAGAAGCGCGTCGAACTCATCGCTGCATATGAGCGCGGGACCTATAGCGCCGAACGAAAAACGCTCACCGTCGCCGACGCCGTCGCAGCCTGGCTCGACGCGAACCGCGACGCCGTGCGGCCGAACACTTTCGCCAGCTACGAATTCCAGGCCCGCTACGTCACCGGCCCGCTGCTGCCCGCCGCGGCGCGCCTGGCGACGAAGCAGTCGGGCGTCGGCGCGAGGCCCAACGTTCGTCCACTTGCCCTGCTTGGCCATGTCAAAGTCCAGGAGCTGACCACCCGGCAGATACGCGCCTGGCACAGGCCGGTCTCCGAGGAGGTGTCGATCTATTTGGCGAACAAGGCGATGGCGATCCTGAAGGCGGCGCTGGCCCTCGCTGCCGAGGACCATGAGTTCCGCTCGCCAGCGATGCCGACGGGCCTGCAGCGCCAACGCGACAAGGCGCGAAAGGCTGTGCTAACCCCCGATGAGGTGGCGCGCCTGCTCGACGCTGCGCGCGAAGATCACGACAAGGGCGTCTACATCGCCTTTCCGTTTCTCGCCGGAACGCGTCCGTCGGAGCAACTGGGGCTGTTGTGGGACGACGTCGACTTCAGCGCCAACCTCGTCCACATTCATCGCATTCAGTTGAAGGACGGAACGCTCTCCGAGGTGACCAAGACCGCCGCCGGCGCGCGGTCGATCCTGATGTCGCCGCTGCTGCGCGAGATGCTACTCGCCTGGCGGCTGCGCTGCCCGCGCAAGGATGGCGCGTTGCATCGGGTGTTCCCGACGCTGGGCAAGCGTCGCGCCTGGCGGCTGCTGCGCGAGAATGGCGGCGGGGGCGCTACTCTACAACAACTTCCGCGCTCGGATTTGGGCGCCGACGCTAAAGCTGCTGAGCCTGGCGGCGGTGGCGCCGCACTCGGCGCGTCATTCCTTCATCTCGACGCTGCAGGCGCAGGGCGTTGA
- a CDS encoding DUF1365 domain-containing protein yields MTMKSALYVGSVAHRRIRPKSHRLRYRVFALLLDLDELPALDRKLRLFSLGRFNLFGFRPQDHLFARSGDLRGEVEALLRDAGLDAKGGAIRLLTMPRILGYGFNPLSIFFCYRVDGALQAILYEVHNTFGQRHCYLFPVGTDDRTLRHACAKQFYVSPFMAMDMTYSFRIKPPDEAYAVSISVADKDGDMLFATQHLSREALDDRALMRVFLSHPLLTLKVIAGIHYEALLIWLKGVALHVRPPPPGHAVTVANKNREKESVSCQI; encoded by the coding sequence ATGACAATGAAATCCGCGCTCTATGTCGGCTCGGTCGCGCACCGGCGGATTCGGCCGAAATCGCATCGGCTGCGCTATCGCGTTTTTGCGCTTCTGCTCGATCTCGACGAACTGCCGGCTCTCGATCGCAAGCTTCGGCTGTTTTCGCTCGGCCGGTTCAATCTTTTCGGTTTCCGCCCTCAGGATCATCTCTTCGCGCGCAGCGGCGATCTTCGCGGCGAGGTCGAGGCGTTGCTGCGTGACGCCGGTCTTGACGCCAAAGGCGGCGCGATCCGCCTGCTGACGATGCCACGCATCCTCGGTTATGGCTTCAATCCGCTCAGCATCTTCTTCTGCTATCGCGTCGATGGCGCGCTGCAGGCGATCCTCTACGAGGTCCACAACACATTCGGCCAGCGTCATTGCTATCTCTTTCCGGTCGGGACAGACGACCGCACGCTGCGCCACGCCTGCGCGAAGCAGTTCTATGTCTCGCCCTTCATGGCGATGGACATGACCTACAGCTTTCGGATCAAGCCGCCGGATGAGGCCTACGCCGTCTCGATCTCGGTAGCCGACAAAGACGGCGACATGCTGTTCGCCACGCAGCATCTCTCGCGCGAGGCGCTCGACGATCGCGCGCTGATGCGGGTCTTCCTCTCGCATCCGCTGCTCACGCTGAAAGTGATCGCAGGCATCCATTACGAAGCGTTGCTGATCTGGCTCAAGGGAGTCGCGCTGCACGTGCGGCCGCCGCCGCCCGGCCACGCTGTCACCGTCGCCAACAAGAACAGGGAAAAGGAAAGCGTTTCATGTCAGATCTGA
- a CDS encoding DUF1295 domain-containing protein → MNVSLLFVATACGLSALMAFAWLLQRKTGQSGWIDATWSFAIGAAGAFLSLAPIDGEGPGARQYIVAAFAVAGAARLGLHIVARSINAGEDPRYHELALEWGADFPRRLFGFLQIQAACAFLLSLAVFLAARNPIAFPALTDFAGVAILVAAIAGEAWSDATLARFRATQGPGKSVCRSGPWAWSRHPNYFFQWLSWVGFAVIAMNGTGAWPQGWLALLAPAFMYWLLAHVSGVPPLEKYMLASRGAAFRAYQAQVNVFFPGPQKRA, encoded by the coding sequence ATGAACGTCAGCCTTCTCTTTGTCGCGACGGCCTGCGGCCTTTCCGCGCTGATGGCCTTTGCGTGGCTGCTTCAGCGCAAGACCGGACAGTCGGGCTGGATCGACGCGACCTGGTCGTTCGCCATCGGCGCCGCGGGCGCCTTCCTCTCGCTTGCGCCGATTGACGGAGAAGGGCCCGGAGCGCGGCAATATATCGTGGCTGCCTTCGCGGTCGCGGGCGCCGCACGGCTTGGCCTCCACATCGTGGCGCGCAGCATCAATGCGGGCGAAGATCCGCGCTACCACGAGCTTGCCCTCGAATGGGGCGCGGATTTTCCGCGACGCTTGTTTGGCTTCCTTCAGATTCAGGCGGCCTGCGCGTTTCTCCTGTCTCTCGCGGTCTTTCTCGCGGCTCGCAATCCGATCGCTTTTCCGGCGCTCACCGACTTTGCCGGCGTCGCCATTCTCGTCGCGGCGATTGCCGGCGAAGCCTGGTCCGACGCGACGCTCGCGCGCTTTCGCGCGACGCAGGGTCCGGGCAAGAGCGTCTGCAGAAGCGGGCCATGGGCGTGGTCGCGGCATCCCAACTACTTCTTCCAGTGGCTGAGCTGGGTCGGTTTCGCGGTCATCGCGATGAATGGCACGGGCGCTTGGCCTCAGGGTTGGCTAGCCCTCCTCGCGCCAGCCTTCATGTATTGGCTGCTCGCGCATGTGTCCGGCGTGCCGCCGCTCGAAAAATATATGCTGGCGTCGCGCGGCGCCGCGTTCCGCGCCTATCAGGCGCAGGTCAATGTCTTTTTTCCGGGGCCGCAAAAGCGCGCGTGA
- a CDS encoding ChrR family anti-sigma-E factor, whose amino-acid sequence MMDLSRAPEDLLLRHAAGALDPAFALLIETHLSMSPASRRLHGQFEALGGALLDEIEPADVDPAALNRALNALEDAEPAIAGHAGAPKAAKHPDMPEGFSLPAPLRAVDIGPWRWIAPGVRSARIALPVSSATRAFMLEIAAGATVPRHGHEGDEATCVLRGGFRDRDAQFGPGDIAQVDETIEHDIVVDPGVPCLCLIAMEGRTVPSSWFGRLYQKFRDI is encoded by the coding sequence ATGATGGATCTCAGCCGCGCGCCTGAAGACCTTCTGCTGCGCCATGCGGCGGGCGCTCTCGACCCCGCATTTGCGCTGCTCATTGAGACGCATCTTTCGATGTCGCCCGCCTCCCGGCGGCTGCATGGGCAGTTCGAGGCGCTGGGCGGCGCGTTGCTCGACGAAATCGAACCCGCTGATGTCGATCCAGCCGCCCTGAACCGCGCGCTCAATGCGCTGGAAGATGCGGAACCGGCGATCGCTGGCCATGCAGGTGCGCCGAAGGCTGCAAAGCATCCCGACATGCCGGAGGGATTTTCCTTGCCAGCGCCGCTTCGCGCCGTCGACATTGGCCCATGGCGCTGGATTGCGCCGGGCGTGCGCTCCGCGCGCATCGCTTTGCCCGTCTCATCCGCTACACGGGCCTTCATGCTGGAGATTGCGGCTGGGGCCACCGTTCCCCGTCACGGCCATGAGGGCGATGAAGCAACATGTGTGCTGCGCGGCGGCTTCCGCGATCGTGACGCGCAGTTCGGACCGGGAGACATCGCGCAGGTCGATGAGACGATCGAGCACGACATCGTGGTAGATCCCGGGGTTCCATGTCTCTGTCTCATCGCCATGGAGGGACGCACGGTGCCAAGCAGCTGGTTCGGCCGGCTCTATCAGAAGTTCAGGGACATATGA
- a CDS encoding lipocalin family protein encodes MKSQMVRPLSALVAVFAFGVGVDALAQEHAARRIDPARFYRGTWLEVARRPMWITDGCIKGTTGYTRTAALNRILLRDACRKGAEETVLNGEAEILDPGVNSKLMVRYNPLLSVEYNIVDHAPDYSWFIEASPTLDNVFIFTRKPPSRKQLTELVNHTRRLGYDTSKLEFPWSE; translated from the coding sequence ATGAAAAGCCAGATGGTCCGCCCGCTTTCCGCGCTTGTCGCGGTTTTCGCTTTTGGCGTTGGCGTCGACGCGCTGGCGCAGGAGCACGCCGCACGCCGGATCGATCCGGCTCGCTTCTACAGGGGAACATGGCTGGAAGTGGCGCGCCGTCCGATGTGGATTACCGATGGCTGCATCAAGGGCACGACGGGCTATACGCGCACGGCCGCGCTGAACCGCATTCTCCTGCGCGACGCCTGCCGCAAGGGCGCTGAGGAGACCGTGCTGAACGGCGAGGCGGAGATTCTCGATCCGGGCGTCAACTCGAAGCTGATGGTGCGCTACAATCCGCTTCTCTCTGTCGAATACAACATCGTCGACCACGCGCCGGACTATAGCTGGTTCATCGAGGCCAGCCCGACGCTCGACAATGTCTTCATCTTTACGCGCAAACCTCCATCACGAAAGCAGCTGACGGAGCTCGTCAACCACACGCGGCGGCTGGGCTACGATACGTCGAAGCTCGAATTTCCCTGGAGCGAATAG
- a CDS encoding DUF2147 domain-containing protein has translation MRKCLTVGALATLVASALILLSAPARSEGIVGNWARGDGNARVRIAPCGGALCAINTWIRDPSSGEHVGDRLVMKVSGAGSSMSGTAYDPQRKLNYSLEIDYGPEAMQTRGCVLAGIICKSISWTRLSR, from the coding sequence ATGCGCAAATGTCTCACCGTCGGGGCCCTTGCCACGCTTGTCGCATCGGCGCTGATACTTCTGTCTGCGCCGGCGAGGAGCGAAGGCATCGTCGGCAATTGGGCGCGCGGCGACGGCAATGCGCGTGTGCGAATCGCGCCCTGCGGCGGCGCGCTCTGCGCCATCAACACCTGGATCCGAGACCCGTCGAGCGGCGAACATGTCGGCGATCGCCTGGTGATGAAGGTTTCGGGCGCCGGCTCGTCCATGTCCGGCACCGCCTATGATCCGCAGCGCAAGCTCAATTACAGCCTGGAGATTGATTACGGGCCGGAGGCGATGCAGACGCGCGGCTGCGTGCTGGCCGGCATTATTTGCAAATCGATCAGTTGGACGCGCCTGTCGCGCTGA
- a CDS encoding DUF2177 family protein has protein sequence MFRFVFAYAGAAFGMLALDAIWLSSMAERLYRPQLGPLLADEFRAGPAIAFYALYLCGVVYFAAAPALEEDDWRKAALNGAMLGLVAYGTYDLTNQATLKLWPVLVTLIDLCWGALLTAVAATAGYLAARRRNNKRFTA, from the coding sequence ATGTTCCGCTTCGTCTTTGCCTACGCGGGCGCCGCTTTCGGCATGCTGGCGCTGGATGCGATCTGGCTGTCGTCGATGGCGGAGAGGCTCTATCGCCCGCAACTTGGGCCGCTGCTTGCTGATGAGTTCCGGGCTGGGCCGGCGATCGCCTTCTATGCGCTCTATCTTTGCGGCGTCGTCTATTTTGCTGCGGCGCCGGCGCTGGAGGAAGACGACTGGCGAAAGGCGGCGCTAAACGGCGCCATGCTGGGCCTTGTGGCCTATGGCACATATGATCTGACCAATCAGGCGACGCTGAAGCTTTGGCCGGTGCTGGTGACGCTCATCGATCTGTGCTGGGGTGCGTTGCTCACGGCAGTCGCCGCCACAGCCGGCTATCTCGCGGCTAGACGCCGCAATAATAAACGTTTCACCGCGTGA
- a CDS encoding cyclopropane-fatty-acyl-phospholipid synthase family protein, with the protein MSLIASAVSVVERAPLPDAVLRMGVGYLVGRTRERLSAAPPTSVDAFARDMANYPIAIHTREANAQHYEVPARFFELALGPRRKYSCCFYERPETTLAEAEVRALEETVRHADLADGQSILELGCGWGSLSLSMAQTFPKARITAVSNSSSQRAHIETEIARQGLANLRVITADMNDFRTEGPFDRIVSVEMFEHMSNWRPLLSRVREWLAADGKLFIHIFTHRNQPYRFDHNEKADWIAQHFFTGGIMPSRQLIHSFGDLFEVEQEWLWNGVHYQRTALDWLRNFDARRDEIDAVLRDAYASDAALWRRRWRLFFLATEGLFGDSNGEEWAVSHYRLRPSRG; encoded by the coding sequence ATGTCACTGATCGCTTCCGCCGTCAGCGTCGTCGAACGCGCGCCGCTTCCCGACGCCGTCTTGCGCATGGGCGTCGGTTATCTCGTCGGCCGCACCCGCGAGCGTCTCAGCGCCGCGCCGCCAACCTCTGTCGACGCCTTTGCGCGGGATATGGCCAATTATCCCATCGCCATCCATACCCGCGAAGCCAACGCCCAGCATTACGAAGTGCCGGCGCGCTTCTTCGAGTTGGCGCTCGGTCCGCGCCGCAAATATTCCTGCTGTTTTTACGAAAGGCCCGAGACGACTCTGGCAGAGGCGGAAGTGCGCGCGCTGGAAGAGACAGTGCGGCATGCTGACCTCGCAGATGGCCAGAGCATCCTCGAACTCGGCTGCGGCTGGGGATCGCTCTCCCTCTCCATGGCGCAAACCTTCCCCAAAGCGCGCATTACCGCCGTCTCCAACTCATCGAGCCAGCGCGCGCATATCGAAACCGAGATCGCGCGGCAGGGACTCGCGAATTTGCGCGTGATCACCGCCGACATGAACGACTTCAGGACGGAGGGGCCTTTCGACCGCATCGTGTCGGTCGAGATGTTCGAGCACATGTCCAACTGGCGCCCGCTTCTTTCGCGCGTCCGTGAATGGCTTGCGGCGGACGGGAAGCTGTTCATCCACATCTTCACCCATCGCAATCAGCCCTACCGCTTCGACCACAACGAGAAGGCGGACTGGATTGCGCAGCACTTCTTCACAGGCGGAATCATGCCCAGCCGCCAGCTCATTCACAGCTTTGGCGACCTCTTCGAGGTCGAGCAGGAATGGCTCTGGAACGGCGTACATTACCAGCGCACAGCGCTGGACTGGCTGCGCAATTTCGATGCGCGGCGCGACGAGATTGACGCAGTCCTGCGGGACGCATATGCCTCCGACGCCGCATTGTGGCGCCGGCGCTGGCGGCTGTTCTTCCTCGCGACCGAAGGCCTCTTCGGCGACAGCAATGGCGAGGAATGGGCGGTGAGCCATTATCGCCTGCGTCCATCGCGTGGCTGA
- a CDS encoding DUF721 domain-containing protein gives MGVSPRKGAWARPLADYVLRQIDPLVARQGFGESSLLMRWREIVGPRIADICAPERLQWPPRAKKPAPDKPQEPATLVLRVEPGFGLEIQHLAPAIVDRVNAHLGWRCVSRIVLRQQTLQREPQGRSLRRAPPPTDPGVHARAEAATQGIEEEGLRAALVRLGEHALAPSRPKK, from the coding sequence ATGGGCGTTTCGCCGCGCAAGGGCGCGTGGGCGCGGCCACTGGCGGACTATGTCCTGCGCCAGATCGACCCGCTCGTCGCCAGGCAGGGCTTCGGCGAATCGTCGCTCCTCATGCGCTGGCGCGAGATCGTCGGCCCGCGCATCGCAGACATTTGCGCGCCCGAGCGCCTGCAATGGCCGCCCCGCGCGAAGAAGCCTGCGCCCGACAAGCCGCAGGAGCCGGCGACCCTCGTGCTGCGCGTGGAGCCGGGCTTCGGCCTCGAAATCCAGCATCTGGCGCCGGCGATCGTCGATCGCGTCAACGCGCATCTGGGCTGGCGCTGCGTCTCACGGATCGTTCTGCGCCAGCAGACGCTTCAGCGCGAGCCGCAGGGTCGCAGCCTCCGCAGGGCGCCGCCGCCGACCGATCCCGGCGTCCACGCCCGCGCCGAGGCGGCGACTCAGGGCATCGAGGAGGAGGGGCTGCGCGCGGCGCTGGTGAGACTCGGGGAGCACGCGCTCGCCCCGTCGCGCCCGAAGAAATAG
- a CDS encoding sigma-70 family RNA polymerase sigma factor yields MNVRTAPVTVSAAEASSLIRKIANAHDRQAFAILFAYYFPRVKAYMLRVGASPAAAEELAQETLLRVWRRAASFDPAVAAASTWIFVIARNLRIDRLRGERSADAFDPDPSDQPDSPPTGEALAILNERRSRVRGALAALSAEQARIIELFYFEELPHSEIARILDLPLGTVKSRVRLAIQRLRAELEDLGS; encoded by the coding sequence ATGAATGTGCGGACGGCTCCCGTCACAGTTTCCGCCGCAGAGGCGAGCAGCCTGATTAGGAAGATCGCCAACGCGCATGATCGACAGGCCTTCGCGATCCTCTTCGCTTATTATTTTCCGCGCGTGAAGGCATACATGCTTCGCGTCGGCGCGTCGCCCGCCGCGGCGGAGGAGCTGGCGCAGGAGACGCTCCTGCGCGTCTGGCGTAGAGCTGCGAGCTTTGATCCCGCCGTCGCCGCAGCCTCGACCTGGATATTTGTCATCGCCCGCAATCTGCGCATTGATCGCCTCCGCGGCGAGCGTAGCGCCGACGCCTTCGATCCCGATCCGAGCGACCAGCCTGACTCTCCGCCGACCGGCGAGGCGCTCGCAATTCTTAACGAACGCCGTTCACGCGTGCGCGGCGCGCTTGCCGCGCTCTCCGCGGAGCAGGCGCGCATCATCGAACTTTTTTATTTCGAGGAGCTTCCGCACTCGGAGATCGCGCGAATTCTGGACCTGCCGCTCGGCACCGTTAAGTCGCGCGTCCGGCTGGCGATCCAGCGCCTGCGCGCGGAGCTCGAGGATCTCGGATCATGA